A genomic region of Pseudomonadota bacterium contains the following coding sequences:
- a CDS encoding cell division protein ZipA C-terminal FtsZ-binding domain-containing protein: protein MTGLRWTILIIGALSLLIIYVHGRLRIRSGANADTDSHPTVDHDALVERREPALDAARLDMDEVADTVPVLGPAASSIVDPDNESAVEPRIEEPVFDEPDVEQPNMKQPAPTIPPVEEPAQEIEEPSDGPEPDNPTPVVFYVVAPRGEEFLGTEVLQALSAQGLVLGEDRTFHRYVSPDRTQGSLFRVANAMEPGAFPENVEDLVTPGLAFFAVLPAIKPTYVVVRELFTAAEAVSRGLHGRLLGDDREPVTPEKVQQLIQRHSLLDTKTPDSPT from the coding sequence ATGACAGGACTCAGGTGGACCATACTGATTATCGGCGCGCTTTCGTTGCTCATCATCTATGTTCATGGCCGACTTAGAATACGATCGGGAGCGAACGCAGACACGGATTCACATCCGACGGTGGACCATGACGCGCTCGTCGAGCGTCGAGAACCGGCGTTGGATGCCGCGCGATTGGATATGGATGAAGTGGCTGATACCGTGCCCGTTTTGGGTCCGGCGGCATCATCGATCGTGGATCCGGATAATGAATCAGCGGTCGAACCCAGGATTGAAGAGCCGGTATTCGACGAGCCCGATGTCGAACAACCGAATATGAAGCAGCCGGCGCCGACAATTCCGCCGGTTGAGGAGCCGGCACAAGAAATCGAAGAACCGTCGGACGGTCCCGAACCGGACAACCCCACACCAGTGGTGTTTTACGTCGTGGCACCCCGAGGCGAGGAGTTTCTCGGCACGGAAGTCCTGCAAGCCCTCTCTGCCCAAGGGTTAGTGCTGGGTGAGGATCGTACCTTTCACCGTTATGTCAGCCCCGACCGAACACAGGGTTCGTTGTTTCGGGTAGCCAACGCCATGGAGCCCGGCGCTTTCCCCGAGAATGTCGAGGACTTGGTGACACCGGGATTGGCGTTTTTCGCCGTCCTGCCGGCGATCAAGCCAACGTACGTGGTGGTCCGGGAGCTGTTCACGGCGGCTGAGGCCGTGTCGAGAGGATTACACGGGCGTTTGTTGGGCGACGACCGGGAGCCGGTGACGCCAGAGAAAGTCCAACAGCTGATCCAACGGCACAGCCTACTGGATACAAAAACGCCTGATTCGCCGACATGA